The DNA sequence GTTCCTCCCACTCCACTAAATTCACATGCACGTTTTCAAAGAGGGACAGCACCAGGGACAGGGTCCAGAGACCGGCACAGACTAGCCAGCGCTGGCGCGTCTCGCGCGGGAAGATGGACGGGGCCGAGGGACGCGCCAGGGACAGGTAGCGCTCCAGCGTCATGAAGGCCAGGAAGAAGGAGCTGCTGTAGAAGTTGACCATGTACACCAGGTACGTGAACTTGCAGAGGAAGCGGCCCCAGATCCACACGTCATCCATCGCAAACTCCAGCATGGAGAAGGGCAGGGTGAGGACCACCATCAGGTCCGACAGGCTGATGTTGATGATGCAGAAGAGCACGCCGCTGgcagcgcgccgccgccgccagtTCACCCACAGCACCAGGGTGTTCTCCAGCAGTCCGGCCATGAAGAGCAGGAGGTAGAGCAGGAACAGGGCCATGCGCCGGTACTCGTAGTCCAGGTGGAGGTTGCACTCGTACGTAAACCACGGCATTCCGCTGTGGTTGGCTGATTCATTGTTGAGGTCGTGGTGAAGCTCCACTTCAACGCTCATCGTCTGGATAAAGTAGGAAAGGAGAATTGGTCGAATGATCAAGCTCTCCGGTATTAGATGTATCGTACCTGGAACTTAGGATCATTTAGAAACATCCACACTTTtctaaaaagaacaaaaaaggaacTGATAAAAACTCCATAGAACTCCACTAATCAAATCCTGATCAAATGTAGAGTGGCCCGATATCAGCAACAGTCATTCCTGAGTTCTGTTGGAATGAGGCTGTGTTCACTGCGGCATGTCTGACACTTTCATTCAATAAAAATCAGCtgtaaacaagcaaataaatcaTACAAATCAGGGTTCAATAGTTATTTCATTGTCAATTACTATTTGTTAATTAGATAgcattgatcacttcatcgatggcgACATGGGCGCACGTTgcgagtcgctctggataagggcatctgccaaatgcagtaaatgtaaatgtagtaatcTTCAAGGAATTTTTCATcgaaaacaaatatatttctaaagATATTTTGTAAAAACTGTAGTATACAAACAtaaattcataattaaaaaaaacagcaattgtCTGATCCCCAAAATTGTCCATGATTCGgtttcattaatttattcaatCAGCCTGATTTTAAAAAGGAGCTCATATAACTTATATCTACAtctacagcgtttaccagacacacttatccagagcgacttacagggacagtccccccctggagacactcagggttaagtgtcctgctcagggacacgatggtagtaagtggggtttgaacctgggtctcctggttcacaggcgagtgtgttacccgctaggccactagcaacctaagataagataaacctttattagtcccacaagtgggaaatttgcactGGATATGAAGGTCACTGGAtctacggcgtttaccagacatccttatccagagcgacttgctgtaagcagttacagggacagtccccccctcagagttaagtgtcctgctcagggacacgatagtagtaTTTTACAAGAAATCGTGATCCACTGAAAATGAATCCTACCCTCCTGACCTGGTGTGACGGGAGGACGTGCGGTTGATCAGGGTCCTGGAGGCGTCTGCTGGAGGCTCCGCCGGCGTCAGGTGGCTCTGTGGGACTCGGCGCTGTAGCCGGCTGCAGGCGAAAGACCCTCCCCACCCCTCCATCCGGTTACCCGACTGTCTCTAATCTGACAGGACATCCTCACAGCAGAGAAGGGGGAGTGAACAGAGAGGAACGATGCCGAGTGTCTGATCCACACCGAAGCACAGAAGCATGGACCGTCCCAACACTTGCTCCTTGCAGTTAAAGTTGAACATCATCACGATCGGTTATGAATCCCTCAAAGTTATGGAccttgaattattattatgattattatcattttttttcattcttggATCAACATATAGCTGGAATGGGGTTCATAtgttacaaaaacatttgtCCCAACCGAGGACAATGGCAGGAAACTGCACGTATTAGTGAGCCGTGAAGAGCAGGTACCAAGGGGGTGAGATAGGAAGCACTTTCACTCACCCTTAACCCGAACCCGGCTCTCCTCGTAGCATCGCTATCGAAAAATGCTTTTCACgctttttatttcaaaacaatATTGCTCAGTTATCATTTAATTATAGATGACACTTTTAGCAAAATGCAATATCGTTTTTAAGGGCTTGAAACGCCCTGAAATCGTTATTTCTCTGTAGGTTGAGTTCAAAATTACAGAAATGATGTTGCATTGCTATCTCGCaataaaatatggaaatatgtgtGCAGGGCTATTAGCATTTCGAGTAGGAATGTTCATGTTTCATGAAATCTGAACACGAAATTCTGCTACATGAGCTGAAAATTAAAGGGTTTCGTGAAAAGAAGCTAATGCAATGACTAGAAGAACGTCAGCAAGCTTCTGTCCATCGCTGGTCAGTTTAATCTGGTGGGAAACCTGTGACCTCCTCGCTGCATGATTCCAGGAGCTCTCCATTATTTTGGACGCCGTGTTCCAGCCGCGTGGCGGTCAGCATATTTCTTCCttgttggtctgtgtgtgttgtattgttcctctctctctttatcttgCCTCGTCCTGCATGTTACCCTTAGTTAAGAAATgtcacccccttttttttttgttggagcGACAGGAAGGAATCGGTCAGCAAAATCTCGGCTTCTGGTACAAACCAAACGAATCCTGCCCCTCCCCGCGTTCGGACTGGTCTGAGGTTGAGGTGAAATTTGAATAACCTCAACTCACAGCACTTCATCACGTCAACCACGTTGTCACGACGGCCGTACTGCTGCTGGCCTTTTTACTTGCTGTCACCTGCTGTCCTTCAATACTTCATCTAGTCATTCGTTGTCTGACGGGGTTGAtatattctacatttacagcattatccagagcgacttataatcagtagttacagggacagtccccccctggagacactcagggttaagtgtcttgctcagagacacaatggtagtaagtgggatttgaacctgggtcttctggttcataggcgagtgtgttacccactataactcttgaaagtgaagtgattgtcacacgtgatacacaggagcacagcacacggtgcacacagtgaaacttgtcctctgcatttaacccatcaccctgagtgagcagtgggcaccatgacaggcgcccggggagcagtgtgtggggacggtgctttgctcagtggtacctcagtggcaccttggcagatcgggattcgaaccagcaaccttctgattacggggccgcttctttaaccgctaggccaccactgccctttttttttttttttaggctactaccacccacggtaatgaaagtgacgtgatgtgcagcacagcacacggtgaaatgtgtcctctgtatttaaccatcacccttggtgagcagtgggcaccatgacaggcgcctggggagcagtgtgtggggacgggaccttcatcaagggacctcagtggcaccttggcggatctggattccaaacggcaaccttctgattacggggctgattccttttaccgctaggccaccactgccatcaaaaaaatatttcctcttTCAAAGCTGCTTCGTTTCCATGAATTTACGTGTTGCTTCATTTACATCGGGACATAGTGCTACAAACACGTAGAAGGTAGGTTTCTGAAAGCATCTGCTGTGACATCACAAACTGAAAAACAGCTCCTTTCCATGGATTTATTATCTTTACAGTCATGGTCATGAATGTtgataatgacacaaatactgttttgcCACTTCCGTTTTTTATTCTGGCCTGTTGCATAtaactccagaatgttatgaagagcgatcagatgaattgcaaagtccctctttgccatgaaaatggaCTTAATCCCCCCAAAAACCTTTCCACTgaatttcagccctgccacaaaaggagtgtctggtaaacgctgtagatgtaaatataattaatatgagCTCCTTTTTAAATTCAGGCTGATTGAATAAATTAATGACAGTGAACTGCTGAAACCGAATCATGGACATTTTTGGGGACAAgacaattgtttttttgcagtcatcattgcgttgcagaAAGAGGGCTTCacctaagattgcacctaaatcaaccagtgaaagtgaagtgattgtgcaacacagcacagcacacggtgacacaacaaaatgtgtcctctgctttttaccatcacccttagtgagcagtgggcagccatgaaaggctacTCGAATACTTTGAATTTCAACAGGCgaccttctgataatgggtccgtttccttacccgctaggtaaGTCCAAAAAGttccaggaccatctcctaaagatgatgcagctgcaggatcggggtgccaccagtgcagagcttgttcaggaatggcagcaggcaggcgtgagggcatctgcacccacagtgaACACTtctggaggacggcctggtgtcaagaagggcagcaaagaagccacttctctccaagaaaaacatcaaggacggactgatattctgcaggAAGTACAGCGATTGGACTGGTGAGGAGTGGGGTAACGTCATTTACTccaataaagaataaagaatggcaccaaaacatcctccgacagcaacagtttggtgaagaacgatgccttttccagcatgatggagcgccgtgccataaggccaaaatGTTAACCAaatggctcagggaacaaagcattgaaattttgggaGATTTTTGGGCCAGGAAACTCCACGGACCTTTAATCCAAGAATTTGTTGTCAATCCTGCCATCAGTAAGGtattggcccagaagttgattgacagcatgccattgacactttgcataaacttgatgtaaatgtcaataaaagcctttgaaacttataaagtggttgtaattataattaaatacacaacagaaacaactgacaaaaagatctaaaaacactgcagcagcaaactttgtacaaaaactattttgtgaaaatttgtgtcattctcaaaacgtttggccatgactgtaaaTCTATAGgtttaatatatacacatatatacagtacaggacaaaagtctggacagcttctcattcaacatattttctttatcttcattaCCATTTAcgctggtagattctcactgaaggcatcaaaactatgaatgaacacatgtggagttctgtacttaacaaaaaaaagtgaaaacatgttttatattctagtttctttgctctgattactgctttacacactcttggcattctctcgatgagcttcaagaggtcgtcacctgaaatgcttctccaacagtcttgaaggagttcccagaggtgtttagcacttgttggtccagctcaccccaaaccatctggactgggttcaggtccggtgactgtggaggtcaggtctccactttttgttaagtacagaactccacatgtgttcattcatagttttgatgccttcagtgagaatctaccaacgtaaatggtcatgaaaataaaggaaacacgttgaatgagaaggtgtccaggcttttggtctgtactgtatgagCATATCTCATTTGtatgcttgtttttttgttcatctgtatatatgtgtgtggttttgttccTTTTGTTACTAATATGTCCTGTACATTTCAGATggaaattgaagtgaaagtaaagtcaTTGACATTGttcaaccagcaaccttccgattacgggtctactcccatttacatttacatttacggcatttaccagacgtccttatccagagcgacttacaatcagtagttacagggacagtcaccccatggagacactcagggttaagtgtcttgctcagggacacgatggtagtaagtggggtttgaacccgggtcttctggttcatgggcgagtgtgttaccccactaggctactagcaccctgctCCAtcacccgccaggccaccactggcccacatcAGTACGATGTTGCAGTAGATTTTGTTACAAAGCACTGAATATGAGTGCGGGACAGCAGGTCTAGGAGAGGAAGCTGATTTATGAGAGGCAGCATTAAAAGTGATGGATGAAAGTTGCTGAGCACTTGTGATGAAGTGCGGTGGGTTGAGGTTATTCAAATCTCACCCCAACCTCAGACCAGTCCGAACACGGGGAGCTCGGTCTTTCCCAGAAGCCGAGTTTTTGCTGACCGATTCCTTCCGGGCGCTTCGACAGTCTCTCAACTCCGGGAAACACGCAGGAtgaggtgagagagagaaaaaagacgTGCGACGAATCTGCTGACAGACCATGTGCTGGAACATGACGTCCCCAGTGAGGGGGGACAGTGTGATGGTCAGCAGCAGTATGGTGGACTTTCCAGTGGCACTTTTGATGGCGCAATTAGTTCATTTTCTTTCAGGAAGTCATAAAATGCACGTGCTGAAACTGACACAGTGCGGAGAGCGGGGTCGGGGTCGGGGTTAAAGTTGAGTGAAAGTGGACAGCAGACTTCCTCACTACTACACACGCTTCCTGCCATTGTCTCCTGCCGAGAGGGACGCGTGTTTTTCCAGAGATTAAAAAACGATGTTTGTTCTGACCCGTGCATGCTGGGTAACCCGCAGCAATAAGATTACAGCGTGACTGTAACCTGGTGCCGGGGACGAAGACCTGCGCCAGCTTACCTGCATTACTGGTGCGTAGTGAGGGGACGTGAGGGCCACGGTGCCCACTCGCCCCTCTTCCTGCTGTGAGGATGTCCCTTCAGAGCGGGGACAGCTGGGTAACCGGATGGAGGGGTGGGGAGGGACTTATGCCTGCAGCCAGCTTCAGCGTCGTGTCCCACAGAGTCACCTGACGCCGGCGGAGACCCCGGTCCACTGCTGCGGGTGCCCGATCTGGTAGGACTTTCGTCTCTCTCTGCCATCAAAAATCCACACGTTCATCTGTAATCCTGATGAATTAGTCTGAGGAAACTTTTACCAACATTCACGGCATTCAGCAGAGCACCGTACAGTCAGTAGTggcagggacagtcgtcccccctggagacactcagggctaagtgtcctgctcagggacacggtggtagtaagtggggtttgaacctgggattttgtgctcttctggttggTAGGCGGGCTACGACCACCAGTTAAGCCACGGCTGAAGAATGCCACTAATGCCTTTCTTCTGCACGTCACAGGAGGCTTTACTGTGACCTTCTGCTCGTTCACCTCAGAACAATCCCTCCGTTTCCAGAGAAAATGAGCAGCGAAGAGGAGCTCTTCCACAACCACTCGCTCAACCACAGCGGAATGCCGTGGTTCGTGTACGAGTGCACCATCGTGCTGGACTACGAGTACCGGCGCATCGCCCTGTTCCTGCTCTACCTCCTGCTCTTCATGGTGGGCTTGGTGGAGAACAGCCTGGTGCTGTGGGTGAactggcggcggcggcgcgctgcCAGCGGCGTGCTCTTCTGCATCATCAACATCAGCCTGTCGGACCTGATGGTGGTCCTCACCCTGCCCTTCGTCATGCTGGAGGTCAGCATGGAGAAGGTGTGGGTCTGGGGCCGCTTCCTCTGCAAGGCCACGCACCTGGTGTACGTGGTCAACTTCTACAGCAGCTCCTTCTTCCTGGCCTGCATGACGCTGGAGCGCTACCTGTCCCTGGCGCGTCCCTCGGCCCCGTCCATCTTCCCGCGCGAGACGCGGCGCCGCTGGCTGGTGTGCATCGGCCTCTGGACCCTGTCCCTGGTGCTGACCCTGGTCGAGAACGTGCACGTGGACCTCCTGGAGTGGGACAAGCCAGGGTGCTACATGATGCCCGAGGATAATTACGTAGAGTGGTACGCCAGCGTCTCCTTCCTCTGCCTGGTGTTCCAGTTTCTGCTGCCCGCCGCCGTCATCGTCACCTGCAACGTCCTGATCGCCCGCGCGGTGGCCAACGCGCCGGACGTCCAGGGCCGGCGGGACGTGTGGCTGGTCCACGTCTACTCGCTCGTGTTCGTGCTCTGCTGGCTTCCCTACCACCTGGTGAACTTCCTGCTGACGCTGGACGACCTGGACCCCTACCTCCTGTCCTGCAACGTGGTGGAGTTCGTGTACTTCTCCTTCAGCGTGGTGCAGTGCTTGTCCCTCTTCCACTGCCTGGCCAACCCCGTCCTGTACAACTTCCTCAGCAAGAGCTTCCGCACCAACCTCCTCAACACGGTCCGGCAGCACCTgccccagccctgcactgacgcCACCGCGGCCGCCGGGACGGGCGGGGACAGGAGCGGGGACAGGAGCGGGAAGGAGCGGAAGCTCAGCAACGCCAGCACCAGCCAGTCTGACGTGGCCTCGTAAAAAGAAACTCCCGTCTGGGCCCCGTCCGGACTATCGGCCCCCAGCAGCCGAATTACGAGTGGTGGGggcaatttgcatttttaacatttagatATCACGATAATAAaaatttgtattgtttgttaAGATTGTATGGAAGCgggcattttacatttaccagacgtccttatccagagtaggtacagggacaatccccccctggagacactcagggttgagtgtcctgctcagggacacgatggtagtaagtggggtttgaacctgggtcttctggttcacaggcgagtgttttaccccactaggccaccgccaCCCTTATACCCTTTTATTTAGCTCCCTCTGTAAATAGCTTAAAAACGATTTAATTGGTCCTGTGAAAATTAGGATCTGCGTTGGGGTAATAACTTGCATGTTGGGACGTACGCAGCTGAAAGGAAGCATTTCAGCATAAATCATGAGCATCCGACAAAACACAACTATTCCTCTCTGTTTTACGACGGCAGGGGGTAAAATGATCCAGGCTAAATCCCACAGGCGTGACAggtattattatattaacacATTTCCTAAAGCCGCTTTTAACCACAAAACCTAATCACTTTCACGGAGGGGACAGGAAGTTTGAAAATCGGACTGAAAAACTGCAGgacttttaaatgaatttttaaatgctgtttaaGTTGTGCTGTAACAAAATCTTGTGCTGATTAAATGGACATTTCAGTGCGTTTAATGCTTCAGACTGTGCAAAAGAAGCCATGAAAAGTAACCTGTTTCACTTTCTCCTTTTCATTCAATCTGCACTTTCATGGTCTGCTTTATTTTATACGAATTTAAATACACAACATTGAAATCATGTGACATTATCTAGTCATTAGTAATGTGCAGTGATGGGGAAATGAAATGTGATAATATGATCTCGGACGCTTTCTGAAtgctttatttaacattaaaaacttCTGAAGAGTATTGCATATTATCGAACGGGAAGACGGTGAACTTAAAAGCTACAGTTCTTCCCCAGGAAGATCAaatttaacaaaagaaaaatacatcagGATGTTATTGAGACAGGAAAAGTTCAGACAgtttcaaatattttatatgcataaaaccaaaaaaaaaaaaaaaaaaaaaaacaccagttgCGGTACATTAATATCGACATTTATCATATTCTGGACGAAACTAACACATGTAGAGCCAAAATCAGAGAACAGTAACCCAAAATGTTGCTTCCTTGGTACCACGCGTGTTCGTTTTAAGCGTCCAGCCTGGTTGTGCTTGTGTGATAATCAGTTGCTACAGTCGCTACCCAgtcaatatatattaaaaaaaaaaaaaaaagatagaaagaAATGCGATGAATGTTCACAATGACCTTCCAGAAAGTTCCGGTGCTTGACAAAACCAGAACAGATTTTGGCACGTTTCAccagaataaaaatacaatttggtCCAAAATTTATACTTAAAACTTTAAAGACGATCACATTCTCtctaaattttatatatattctgacGGACTAGCATCCCGGGGTGATGAAATTCGATGTTACTTGCTTTTTCCAAGCTAAATCAGCAacgttaaaaataataatttcttagAATGTACAGTACTCGCCTCAAAGCACATAAAAGCATATGAATGTAACAGGGTTGAGCACAAGGCACCCTTCTGAAGATGATCTGGTTTATAGTAAGCCTCTACCAATTTCAGCACTAATTTCCCCGATTTCTTTATATTGATTGTCATTAACTTGGAACATTTTATATAATGATTAGAATGAAtaacacaaccccccccccacaaataAACTGGGAAAAGAAGAGTAAAGCATTCGCAGCCACATGAAACCACCGAGCACTGAGCCCCATTTATGCATCTCTGTATTATGAGCGGGAACGGTTCAGTAGTGTGGACAGTCCATTTGAAGACGGCGTCCTTGTCTTTacgcaaacaaaaaaacttgtCACTACGCAAAAATGTTTGTGATGAAGTCGCGAAATCTCTTGGCGTACTGTTCTGGGTGCACGGTGGAGATTTCGGCACCCGCCTGAAAGAGGAACGGAGACATTCATTAAAATTTCATCCACGTGTAAACATTCACAACCTATAAACTGATCTCATCCCACACAcatcctcatttacatttactgcatttaccagacgcccttatccagagcgccttacagggacagtcccccccctggagacactcagggttaagtgtcctgctcagggaaacgatggtagtaagtggggtttgaacctgggtctcctggttcataggcgagcgtgttaccccactaggctactaccacccctggaCTCACCCCATGTTTAACGGTCTTGGCTGCGTGA is a window from the Denticeps clupeoides unplaced genomic scaffold, fDenClu1.1, whole genome shotgun sequence genome containing:
- the LOC114783559 gene encoding G-protein coupled receptor 182-like, translating into MSVEVELHHDLNNESANHSGMPWFTYECNLHLDYEYRRMALFLLYLLLFMAGLLENTLVLWVNWRRRRAASGVLFCIINISLSDLMVVLTLPFSMLEFAMDDVWIWGRFLCKFTYLVYMVNFYSSSFFLAFMTLERYLSLARPSAPSIFPRETRQRWLVCAGLWTLSLVLSLFENVHVNLVEWEEPGCFMWPEDNHNEWYATATCLGLIFQFLGPAAIIITCNVLISRAVATVPDVRDRRDVWLVHVYSLVFVLCWLPYHMVMFLLMLEDLNPYLYTCNTMEVLFFSFSVVESVTLFHCLANPVLYNFLSKSFHSNLINTVMQYLPQASGNVNVNGADNGAASKPGRTERKVSGGSTSQSDVDS
- the LOC114783562 gene encoding G-protein coupled receptor 182-like, which codes for MSSEEELFHNHSLNHSGMPWFVYECTIVLDYEYRRIALFLLYLLLFMVGLVENSLVLWVNWRRRRAASGVLFCIINISLSDLMVVLTLPFVMLEVSMEKVWVWGRFLCKATHLVYVVNFYSSSFFLACMTLERYLSLARPSAPSIFPRETRRRWLVCIGLWTLSLVLTLVENVHVDLLEWDKPGCYMMPEDNYVEWYASVSFLCLVFQFLLPAAVIVTCNVLIARAVANAPDVQGRRDVWLVHVYSLVFVLCWLPYHLVNFLLTLDDLDPYLLSCNVVEFVYFSFSVVQCLSLFHCLANPVLYNFLSKSFRTNLLNTVRQHLPQPCTDATAAAGTGGDRSGDRSGKERKLSNASTSQSDVAS